The genome window AGCCTGTCGATCGCGGTGTATCTCGACCAGACCCGGCCCGATCCGCCACTGATGCCGCGCGACCAGGCCGACGGAGCGCACGTCCGCGCGCTGGCGCTGACCGTCGCCTGCGACATCCATCCGCTCAACAATCTGCGCGTGCTGAAATATCTCCAGGGACCGCTCGGCATTGCCGAGGACGCCAAGGACGGATGGTACCGCCATTGGGTGAGCGAAGGTTTGGCGGCACTCGAGGCGATGGCCGCTCCGCGCGCCGGCGCGTTCCTGTTCGGCGACTCGCCGACCTTGGCCGACGTCTGCCTCGTCCCCCAGCTCTACAATGCGCGCCGCTTCTCGGTGCCGATCTCGGCCTATCCGACGCTTCGCCGGGCCGATGAAACGGCCAGCGCGCACCCCGCGTTCGCCGCCGCCCACCCCGACCGCGTCGCCCAGGAGGATCTCGTCAAATGAACCGCGTCGACACCATGAACCGGGGGATGGAAGGCAAGAGCCCGATCGCAGATCTCGCCATCCCCTCGCTCGAAGGCCGGGTCAGCGACGAGGAATGGGCGATACGGGTCGATCTCGCCGCCGCCTACCGGCTGGTCGCTTACTACGGCTGGGACGATCTCATCTTCACCCACCTGT of Sphingomonas mesophila contains these proteins:
- the maiA gene encoding maleylacetoacetate isomerase, with the protein product MDRIVLHDYFRSSASYRVRIALNLKGLAYERREVNLADGAQKGAAFRSLNPQGFVPCLEIDGLKLTQSLSIAVYLDQTRPDPPLMPRDQADGAHVRALALTVACDIHPLNNLRVLKYLQGPLGIAEDAKDGWYRHWVSEGLAALEAMAAPRAGAFLFGDSPTLADVCLVPQLYNARRFSVPISAYPTLRRADETASAHPAFAAAHPDRVAQEDLVK